A single region of the Salvelinus sp. IW2-2015 linkage group LG20, ASM291031v2, whole genome shotgun sequence genome encodes:
- the polr2j gene encoding DNA-directed RNA polymerase II subunit RPB11-a — MNAPPAFESFLLFEGEKKITIIKDTKVPNACLFTLNKEDHTLGNIIRQQLLKDPQVLFAGYKVPHPLEHKIVIRVQTTPDYSPQEAFTNAITDLISELSLLEERFRVAIKDKQEGIE; from the exons ATGAACGCGCCACCGGCATTCGAgtcatttctgttgtttgaagGGGAAAAGAA aatcaCAATCATCAAGGACACAAAAGTCCCTAACGCCTGCCTCTTCACGTTGAACAAAGAGGATCACACGCTTGGTAACATCATCAGACA ACAACTTCTGAAAGACCCCCAAGTGCTATTTGCTGGCTACAAGGTCCCTCATCCTCTGGAGCACAAGATTGTGATCCGTGTTCAGACCACACCAGACTACAGTCCTCAGGAGGCTTTCACCAATGCCATCACTGACCTCATCAGTGAGCTGTCCTTGTTGGAGGAGAGATTCAGG GTTGCAATTAAAGACAAGCAAGAAGGAATTGAATGA